The following are from one region of the Mesorhizobium sp. B4-1-4 genome:
- a CDS encoding Glu/Leu/Phe/Val family dehydrogenase translates to MSFLDLPEGLAERIIQCNSTYTVRFGVRLRGRMHSFIGWRSVHSEHCEPVKGGIRYAANAEAEEVEALAALMTLKCSLVDVPFGGSKGALKIDPREWTPQELERITRRFTQELNKRGLIGPGVNVPAPDIGTGEREMAWMMDEFRRANPTDVINARACVTGKPLSKGGIAGRTEATGRGVQFAIQSYLRDARTRGLNGRRDLRDASVIVQGFGNVGYHAAKFLSEEDGGRVIIVTERDGYVANPAGLSIQALKQHQLKTGSVLGFPGAQSFAADMTGIEQSCDVLIPAAMENAINSGNAGGIKAHLVVEAANGPITFEADKALRCRGITILPDLYVNAGGVVVSYFEWVKNLTHIPFGLMERRRRERRNLAIATALERMTGQEFPADMRGEFLEGGGELDLVRSGLEDVMRSTWSRISNLLEDQPELGDYRTAAYVASIRQVADAYEAIGI, encoded by the coding sequence ATGTCATTCCTCGATCTGCCGGAGGGCCTGGCGGAGCGCATCATCCAATGCAACTCGACTTACACGGTCCGATTTGGCGTGAGGCTGAGGGGGCGTATGCACAGCTTTATTGGGTGGAGATCCGTTCACAGTGAACATTGCGAACCGGTGAAAGGCGGCATTCGCTATGCTGCCAACGCCGAGGCCGAGGAAGTGGAAGCACTTGCGGCATTGATGACGCTCAAATGCTCACTTGTGGACGTGCCGTTTGGCGGTTCGAAAGGAGCGCTCAAGATCGATCCGCGGGAATGGACACCGCAGGAACTTGAGCGCATCACCCGTCGCTTTACACAGGAGCTCAACAAACGGGGTTTAATCGGCCCGGGAGTCAACGTTCCTGCACCGGACATCGGTACGGGTGAACGGGAGATGGCGTGGATGATGGACGAGTTCCGTCGCGCCAATCCGACGGACGTCATCAATGCGCGGGCCTGTGTTACGGGAAAGCCGCTGTCCAAAGGGGGGATTGCCGGACGAACGGAGGCCACGGGCAGGGGCGTTCAGTTCGCCATCCAAAGCTATCTCCGCGATGCACGCACGCGCGGCCTGAACGGTCGACGAGATCTTCGGGATGCGTCGGTGATCGTTCAGGGCTTCGGAAATGTCGGTTACCATGCGGCGAAGTTTCTGTCGGAAGAAGACGGCGGTCGTGTAATTATCGTCACGGAGCGCGATGGATATGTGGCAAATCCCGCGGGTCTTTCAATCCAGGCGTTGAAGCAACACCAACTCAAGACCGGCAGCGTTCTCGGCTTTCCCGGCGCCCAATCTTTTGCGGCCGACATGACGGGCATCGAGCAGTCGTGCGATGTTCTCATTCCCGCGGCCATGGAAAACGCCATCAATTCCGGCAATGCGGGGGGCATAAAGGCGCACCTCGTCGTGGAGGCGGCAAACGGACCAATTACATTTGAAGCGGATAAGGCCCTTCGCTGCCGGGGAATAACAATCCTTCCAGACCTTTACGTCAATGCCGGCGGCGTTGTTGTCAGCTACTTCGAGTGGGTCAAGAATCTCACGCATATTCCCTTCGGTCTGATGGAACGGCGCCGACGCGAGCGGCGTAATCTTGCAATAGCCACGGCGCTCGAAAGAATGACCGGTCAGGAGTTTCCGGCGGACATGCGCGGGGAGTTTCTTGAAGGCGGCGGCGAGCTCGATCTTGTCCGCTCGGGTCTTGAAGATGTCATGCGCAGCACCTGGAGTCGCATATCAAACCTCCTCGAAGACCAGCCTGAACTGGGAGATTATAGGACTGCCGCCTATGTCGCCTCTATTCGGCAAGTCGCCGACGCTTATGAGGCGATCGGGATCTAG
- a CDS encoding MFS transporter: protein MPPNEESAATSLLAPLKNPTFRSIWLASQVSSLGWLMQTVALSWLMATISTSDVMVALVQASSTLPSFLLAIFVGAIADNFSRRTVMIVGRGLMMTASAMLTILMVLGVADPWTILAFSFLDGCGIALSDPAWRASIGDILERRYLPSAITLSAVSFNTVRSVGPALGGIIVAAFGPVVTFALTTLGFVAPLTALWRNKWKVPSSPLPRERLMTAIHDGLRFTAISSQIKATIARGTLFGLASTSMLALLPLVARDHLKGGPIDYGILMAGFGGGALLAGITNTSLRRTLAQERLFILACLACASCEFSLALTSALAIATVALAFGGAGWVTAWSGLGINVQLASPRWIVGRTISIYSAFTYGGLAGGSWLWGTVTENYSLTSALIASAVTTLVVAAVGLKLPICDRLESELEPAGNFAPPAVALDLKPRSGPIVVTTEYTISRQNAERFLDIMRERRHAQSRVGARHWSLNCDVQQPSRWIEIYRTPTWTDYLRLNHRRTAADKQLDEELLQLMPADANPPKTSILIERPTEPVRKPGPPMPIVPQR from the coding sequence ATGCCGCCGAACGAGGAAAGCGCGGCGACGTCATTGCTGGCGCCGCTGAAGAACCCGACCTTCCGCTCGATTTGGCTCGCGTCGCAAGTATCGAGCCTAGGCTGGCTGATGCAGACGGTCGCACTCAGCTGGCTGATGGCGACGATCTCCACCTCTGACGTGATGGTCGCGCTCGTCCAGGCCTCCTCCACCTTACCGTCATTTCTCCTTGCGATCTTCGTCGGGGCGATCGCCGACAATTTCAGCCGGCGCACGGTCATGATCGTCGGTCGCGGCCTCATGATGACGGCTTCGGCGATGCTGACGATCCTCATGGTGCTCGGCGTAGCCGATCCCTGGACCATCCTTGCGTTCAGTTTTCTCGACGGCTGCGGCATTGCTCTCAGCGATCCGGCCTGGCGGGCATCTATCGGCGATATTCTGGAACGTCGCTACCTACCGTCAGCGATCACGCTGAGTGCTGTCAGTTTCAACACAGTCCGGAGCGTCGGCCCGGCGCTTGGCGGGATCATCGTCGCAGCCTTCGGACCGGTGGTCACCTTTGCTCTGACCACCCTCGGCTTTGTCGCTCCGCTAACTGCGCTGTGGCGTAACAAATGGAAAGTGCCATCCTCTCCGCTGCCCCGCGAGAGGTTGATGACAGCGATCCATGACGGCCTGCGCTTTACTGCCATATCCTCTCAAATCAAGGCAACAATTGCACGCGGGACGCTGTTTGGGCTTGCAAGCACGTCGATGCTGGCGCTCCTGCCTCTTGTTGCGCGCGATCACCTGAAGGGGGGCCCCATCGACTACGGTATCCTGATGGCGGGCTTCGGCGGAGGCGCCCTTCTCGCCGGGATCACCAACACATCGCTGAGGCGGACGCTTGCGCAAGAGCGGTTGTTCATTCTCGCCTGCCTGGCGTGCGCGTCATGCGAATTCTCTCTGGCCCTGACGTCCGCGCTTGCCATTGCAACGGTCGCGCTTGCTTTCGGGGGGGCCGGCTGGGTGACGGCCTGGTCCGGGCTCGGCATCAATGTACAGCTGGCAAGCCCACGATGGATCGTGGGGCGCACGATCTCCATCTACAGTGCATTCACCTATGGCGGTCTTGCCGGCGGCAGCTGGCTTTGGGGAACGGTTACCGAGAATTATTCGCTCACGTCCGCACTCATCGCATCGGCAGTCACCACATTGGTTGTCGCCGCCGTCGGGCTGAAGCTGCCGATCTGCGACCGACTGGAATCGGAACTGGAACCTGCGGGAAACTTCGCGCCGCCAGCGGTCGCGCTGGATCTTAAGCCGAGAAGCGGCCCCATCGTGGTGACGACCGAATATACGATTTCACGCCAGAACGCCGAACGCTTTCTGGACATCATGCGCGAGCGCAGACACGCGCAAAGCCGGGTTGGCGCGCGCCACTGGTCGCTGAACTGCGATGTTCAGCAACCGTCTCGATGGATAGAGATATACCGCACGCCGACCTGGACGGACTACCTTCGCCTCAATCATCGCCGGACGGCCGCCGACAAGCAGTTGGATGAAGAACTCCTGCAGTTAATGCCTGCAGACGCGAACCCACCGAAAACGAGCATCCTGATCGAACGGCCGACCGAACCTGT